The Sorangiineae bacterium MSr11367 genome window below encodes:
- a CDS encoding DEAD/DEAH box helicase yields the protein MTTMRAKRTISAPAKSRHPTVRHPPPKGEGRGGGSVERSHVLDVPFAMRGVATAGGARWDAERNVFLFRGESLPPSLVPFAPAPYSWEARVQRELDADDGVARRPSKPAADIQLRPHQTDAVRAILASHTARRPGFLLADDVGLGKTITAWEAIRRMESSRSVLVVCPLAVIAHWRRTIEAMGDAGKDIVLMNYERLGKLFELSTEARKKVRSKKGLARSGSALDFDVIVWDESHRCKNPAAARSKLAAKLVASAGFCLWLSATAGQNPLELSYLAPLLASVTGSRAADLKDFEGWCQEQGLGLSRGAYGRWEWRGDASDCAKVRTLLFDARKGAPSAGIRRRPEDIAGWPEINRILTPIELDGQARELYTQAWSAFRREMELAPRGRDPKSALAATLRLRQKSSLIRAPGTVELVRELLDNGHQVAISVAFMESLTAIREALESEKIVCAAIHGRMPAAEREEDRLRFQRGKATVALFTVEEGISLHQGEYNDVVRSEVIHDLRWSGIQMAQIEGRCHRDGRFAQVYWAYADGTIEDRIARIVARRLQSMKEMVGDDVETLREIERLLDTEA from the coding sequence ATGACCACGATGCGCGCCAAGCGCACCATCTCGGCCCCTGCGAAATCTCGCCACCCGACGGTACGGCACCCTCCCCCGAAGGGGGAGGGCAGGGGTGGGGGATCCGTCGAGCGGTCCCACGTCCTCGACGTCCCCTTCGCCATGCGCGGTGTGGCCACCGCCGGCGGCGCGCGATGGGACGCCGAGCGCAACGTCTTCCTCTTTCGCGGCGAATCCCTCCCGCCCTCGCTGGTGCCCTTCGCGCCCGCGCCCTACTCCTGGGAGGCCCGCGTCCAGCGTGAGCTCGACGCCGACGACGGCGTCGCACGCCGCCCCTCCAAGCCTGCCGCCGACATCCAACTGCGCCCGCATCAAACCGACGCCGTGCGCGCGATCCTCGCCTCGCACACCGCGCGCCGCCCCGGCTTTCTCCTCGCCGACGACGTCGGCCTCGGCAAGACCATCACCGCGTGGGAAGCCATCCGGCGCATGGAGTCCTCCCGCTCGGTCCTCGTCGTGTGCCCGCTCGCGGTCATCGCGCACTGGCGGCGCACCATCGAGGCCATGGGCGACGCCGGCAAGGACATCGTCCTCATGAATTACGAGCGCCTCGGCAAACTGTTCGAGCTCTCCACCGAGGCACGCAAAAAGGTGCGCTCCAAAAAGGGCCTCGCACGCTCGGGCAGCGCCCTCGATTTCGACGTCATCGTCTGGGACGAAAGCCATCGCTGCAAGAACCCGGCGGCCGCCCGCTCCAAGCTCGCCGCGAAGCTCGTGGCCAGCGCGGGATTTTGCCTCTGGCTCTCGGCCACCGCCGGCCAGAACCCCCTCGAGCTCTCGTACCTCGCGCCGCTTCTCGCGAGCGTCACCGGAAGCCGCGCGGCCGATCTGAAAGACTTCGAAGGCTGGTGCCAGGAGCAAGGCCTGGGCCTCTCGCGCGGTGCCTATGGCCGCTGGGAATGGCGCGGCGATGCTTCGGACTGCGCCAAAGTGCGCACGCTCCTCTTCGACGCCCGCAAAGGCGCGCCCTCCGCCGGCATCCGCCGCCGCCCCGAGGACATCGCCGGCTGGCCCGAGATCAACCGGATCCTCACGCCCATCGAGCTCGATGGCCAAGCGCGCGAGCTGTACACGCAGGCCTGGAGCGCCTTCCGGCGCGAGATGGAGCTTGCCCCGCGCGGACGCGATCCCAAGTCGGCCCTCGCCGCCACCTTGCGCCTGCGTCAAAAGAGCTCGCTCATTCGCGCACCCGGCACCGTCGAACTGGTGCGCGAGCTGCTTGATAACGGCCACCAAGTGGCCATCTCGGTCGCCTTCATGGAGAGCCTCACGGCCATCCGCGAGGCGCTCGAGTCGGAGAAAATCGTATGCGCCGCCATCCACGGCCGCATGCCCGCCGCCGAGCGCGAGGAAGACCGTCTACGCTTTCAGCGCGGCAAGGCCACCGTGGCGCTCTTCACGGTGGAAGAAGGTATTTCGCTCCACCAAGGCGAATACAATGACGTGGTTCGGTCCGAGGTCATCCACGATCTGCGATGGTCGGGCATCCAGATGGCGCAAATCGAAGGCCGCTGCCACCGCGACGGACGCTTCGCCCAGGTCTATTGGGCCTACGCCGACGGCACGATCGAAGATCGCATCGCCCGCATCGTGGCGCGCCGTCTTCAATCGATGAAGGAGATGGTCGGCGACGACGTGGAGACCCTGCGCGAGATCGAGCGACTGCTCGACACCGAAGCTTGA
- a CDS encoding class I SAM-dependent methyltransferase: MIRADRSTEQILQTLRCGGDVEDEDFDAYLPPGPRLASRQYWTPVAVATLATQWLVRTGARRVLDVGSGCGKVCVVGAIVSELSFVGLEQRLNLVRIARKLAHRFGVEERATFRHGTLADVPFEEFDALYFYNPFGENVFAEEEHLDTSVALTPERFQDDIRQMESVLERMPVGSRVITYHGFGGRIPDMYELTCSDRTRTGTLRLWTRTRDDGLGSYWVERENTAAFRDAQDQEALSAAKRPIDAVKDAVGVLAEKYAYGAKYQG, encoded by the coding sequence ATGATCCGCGCCGACCGAAGTACCGAGCAAATCCTGCAAACGCTGCGTTGCGGCGGCGACGTCGAGGACGAGGATTTCGACGCGTACTTGCCCCCCGGACCGCGCCTGGCGTCGCGGCAATATTGGACGCCGGTGGCGGTGGCCACGTTGGCAACGCAATGGCTCGTTCGAACCGGGGCGAGGCGCGTGCTCGATGTGGGGTCCGGCTGCGGAAAGGTCTGTGTCGTCGGGGCCATCGTGAGCGAGCTCTCGTTCGTGGGGCTCGAGCAACGACTGAACTTGGTGCGCATTGCACGCAAGTTGGCGCATCGCTTCGGCGTCGAGGAACGGGCCACGTTTCGGCATGGAACGCTGGCCGATGTGCCGTTCGAGGAGTTCGATGCGCTCTATTTCTACAATCCGTTCGGCGAGAATGTCTTTGCCGAGGAGGAACACCTCGATACGAGTGTGGCGCTCACACCGGAACGCTTTCAAGACGATATTCGGCAAATGGAATCGGTGCTCGAGCGGATGCCCGTAGGTTCACGCGTGATCACGTATCACGGTTTTGGCGGGCGTATTCCCGATATGTATGAACTCACGTGCAGCGATCGCACCCGCACCGGAACGTTGCGGCTCTGGACCAGGACACGAGACGACGGCCTAGGCAGCTATTGGGTCGAGCGCGAAAACACGGCGGCGTTCCGCGATGCCCAGGATCAAGAGGCGCTTTCAGCCGCAAAACGCCCCATCGATGCCGTGAAGGACGCCGTGGGCGTGCTCGCGGAGAAGTACGCCTATGGCGCAAAATACCAAGGATGA
- a CDS encoding DUF2293 domain-containing protein, protein MPESLTLAPTADPRVFVSPDGTRCTPPAGWACLPPGDAGLTRRVKQAGPSWAVIEKRGRKAFSKGLWAPRENIEAARSALDAERATEGYAKKRAAATARREHEQAVYVVSFEEEVLGFLRFSPRWEELARSVARKVTAHATPVGSGTVARTKRISIDERAESAVIAWMRHQTTAYDSMVIARVKGKRREVRRELATVSRAVLDLHRRDAPHAPAACPLCKAV, encoded by the coding sequence ATGCCCGAATCGCTCACGCTCGCACCGACCGCCGATCCCCGCGTTTTTGTCTCGCCCGATGGCACGCGCTGCACGCCGCCCGCGGGCTGGGCGTGCCTTCCGCCCGGCGACGCAGGACTCACGCGAAGGGTGAAGCAAGCGGGCCCGTCGTGGGCGGTCATCGAGAAGCGCGGTCGCAAAGCCTTCTCCAAGGGACTGTGGGCCCCGCGCGAAAACATCGAGGCCGCGCGCTCCGCGCTGGATGCCGAGCGGGCTACGGAGGGCTACGCGAAAAAACGCGCTGCCGCCACCGCCCGCCGCGAGCACGAGCAAGCCGTGTACGTCGTCTCCTTCGAGGAAGAGGTCCTCGGCTTTCTGCGGTTCTCCCCGCGCTGGGAGGAGCTCGCGCGCTCCGTCGCACGCAAGGTCACCGCGCACGCGACCCCGGTGGGAAGCGGCACCGTCGCGCGCACCAAGCGCATCTCCATCGACGAGCGCGCCGAATCCGCGGTCATCGCGTGGATGCGTCACCAGACGACGGCCTACGACTCCATGGTGATCGCACGCGTGAAAGGCAAACGGCGCGAGGTGCGGCGCGAACTCGCCACCGTCTCCCGCGCCGTCCTGGATCTGCATCGCCGGGACGCTCCCCACGCCCCGGCGGCTTGCCCGCTCTGCAAAGCGGTTTAG
- a CDS encoding amidohydrolase family protein, translating into MQTWYFAAWAILAFGTMSAACTDTESTDGPGQTSAGLHEINDVPAGDPSKTLVITGATLIDGRGGQPVADAVVVVRGNRIVAAGAKQAVQAPAGAETVDAHGLTVLPGWVDAFFTIDGDNDLPALFLRHGITTVKDPGQWIEAYDVPRNSGVPIPRLFLTGPVLDSPPPAYPTDSYLVRDDDEAKLGVNRFVDQGASAIKAYYRLPLGLVRTVTQAAHARGVPVTAHLEIVDARDAIRAGVDGIDFATSFGTSLVPTREAEKYRQAVIADNGARAEGRYQVWSSVDLQSPRVNEVLDLAIAHGTTIVAALEPFERRQGDPNTTEMHLRGFQNMLKFVGLAHERGVRIAVGSHAKGPHSERGWGYQHELELLVESGLRPMDAIVAGTKRNAEFFRTSGRLGTIERDKLADLVFIEGDPLADIRVTRNVRRVMLNGRWIVEPTAPQANAQP; encoded by the coding sequence ATGCAGACTTGGTACTTCGCCGCGTGGGCAATTCTCGCGTTTGGCACGATGAGCGCGGCGTGCACCGATACGGAGTCCACCGACGGCCCGGGGCAAACGTCGGCCGGCCTGCACGAAATCAATGATGTTCCCGCCGGCGATCCGTCGAAGACGCTCGTCATCACCGGTGCCACGTTGATTGACGGGCGCGGCGGCCAGCCCGTGGCGGACGCCGTCGTGGTCGTGCGCGGGAACCGCATCGTGGCCGCAGGGGCCAAGCAAGCCGTGCAAGCGCCCGCCGGTGCCGAGACGGTGGATGCACACGGACTGACCGTGCTGCCCGGATGGGTCGATGCATTCTTCACCATCGACGGAGACAACGATCTTCCCGCGCTCTTCCTTCGACACGGCATCACCACGGTGAAAGATCCGGGGCAATGGATCGAGGCGTACGACGTGCCGCGCAACTCGGGCGTGCCCATTCCAAGGCTCTTTCTCACCGGCCCCGTGCTGGACTCGCCACCGCCCGCCTACCCCACGGATTCGTACCTGGTGCGCGACGACGACGAGGCGAAGCTGGGCGTGAATCGGTTCGTCGACCAAGGAGCCTCCGCGATCAAGGCCTACTATCGGCTGCCCCTTGGCTTGGTTCGCACGGTCACGCAAGCGGCACACGCGCGCGGGGTGCCGGTCACGGCGCACCTCGAGATCGTCGACGCGCGCGATGCGATTCGTGCGGGTGTCGACGGCATCGACTTTGCGACCTCGTTCGGGACTTCGCTCGTTCCGACCCGCGAGGCCGAGAAATACCGCCAAGCGGTCATCGCCGACAACGGTGCACGCGCCGAGGGGCGCTATCAAGTATGGAGCTCGGTGGACCTGCAGTCGCCACGTGTGAACGAGGTGCTCGATCTGGCCATCGCGCATGGGACGACCATCGTTGCCGCCCTCGAGCCGTTCGAACGACGGCAAGGGGACCCGAACACGACGGAGATGCACCTCCGCGGCTTTCAGAACATGCTCAAATTCGTGGGCCTTGCGCACGAGCGCGGGGTCCGCATCGCCGTGGGCTCGCACGCCAAGGGCCCGCATAGCGAGCGCGGTTGGGGATACCAGCACGAGCTCGAGCTCTTGGTCGAGAGCGGCCTGCGCCCGATGGATGCCATCGTCGCGGGCACGAAGCGCAATGCCGAATTCTTTCGCACCTCGGGTCGACTGGGCACCATCGAACGAGACAAACTGGCCGACCTCGTCTTCATCGAAGGCGATCCGCTGGCCGACATTCGTGTCACCCGCAACGTTCGCCGCGTGATGCTCAATGGCCGATGGATCGTCGAGCCCACGGCGCCGCAAGCGAATGCGCAGCCGTAA
- a CDS encoding superoxide dismutase family protein: protein MASILACVGVSSLVLNACSSDDDSPVRYKAHADIRPTSDATQLQGTATFTEESGETTVVVNIQSALPPGTAGMRGLHIHQNNNCASTTGDAGAVPGGGAGGHWNPTDSAHGYPTNTGHHVGDLGNIEIKADGTGTLTYKSKEFRVQEGGMSVVGHAIVFHQQTDDGVSQPVGNAGARPGCGVIVKD, encoded by the coding sequence GTGGCTTCCATACTCGCATGCGTGGGCGTGTCATCGTTGGTGTTGAATGCCTGTTCGTCCGATGACGATTCGCCCGTGCGTTACAAAGCGCACGCCGATATCCGCCCCACGAGCGATGCGACGCAGCTGCAAGGAACGGCGACGTTCACCGAAGAAAGCGGGGAAACCACGGTGGTGGTGAACATCCAGAGCGCCCTTCCGCCCGGCACCGCGGGCATGCGCGGTTTGCATATTCACCAAAACAACAACTGCGCGTCGACCACGGGCGACGCAGGCGCCGTTCCGGGTGGCGGGGCCGGTGGGCATTGGAATCCGACCGATTCGGCCCATGGCTACCCCACGAACACGGGGCATCACGTGGGTGACCTCGGCAACATCGAGATCAAGGCCGACGGCACGGGAACCCTCACGTACAAGAGCAAAGAGTTCCGCGTGCAGGAAGGCGGCATGTCCGTGGTGGGGCACGCCATTGTCTTTCACCAGCAAACGGACGACGGCGTCTCCCAACCCGTCGGCAACGCCGGCGCGCGCCCCGGCTGCGGTGTCATCGTCAAGGATTGA
- a CDS encoding YbhB/YbcL family Raf kinase inhibitor-like protein, with translation MRRFVGTLLRGVRAGEKHLAYNDPAAAQAPLSLVVSSTSFEFGKSIPRKHAGPGEGENISPELSWLGVPPETAELVLIVEDPDAPLPRPFVHAIATGIQPTATTIAEGRLSDTATPTDGLAMGKNTFGKTTYGGPRPVPGHGPHTYVFQLFAIDKRLTFEGVPSRAEVLRQMEGAVIARGRIEGTYER, from the coding sequence ATGCGGCGATTCGTGGGTACCCTTCTTCGTGGAGTTCGAGCTGGCGAGAAACATCTCGCCTACAACGATCCGGCGGCGGCGCAGGCGCCGCTCTCGCTGGTGGTCTCGAGCACCTCCTTCGAATTCGGGAAGTCGATTCCCCGTAAGCACGCCGGGCCCGGTGAGGGTGAAAATATATCCCCCGAGCTGTCCTGGTTGGGTGTGCCCCCCGAGACCGCGGAGCTCGTGCTCATCGTCGAAGATCCCGACGCGCCCCTCCCCCGCCCGTTCGTCCACGCCATCGCCACCGGCATCCAGCCCACCGCGACGACCATTGCGGAGGGGCGTCTCTCCGACACGGCAACGCCCACCGATGGGCTCGCGATGGGGAAGAACACCTTCGGCAAGACGACGTACGGCGGGCCGCGGCCGGTGCCCGGGCACGGTCCGCACACGTACGTCTTTCAGCTTTTCGCCATCGACAAGCGTCTCACCTTCGAAGGCGTCCCCTCGCGGGCGGAGGTGCTTCGTCAGATGGAGGGGGCGGTCATTGCACGCGGTCGCATCGAGGGAACGTACGAGCGATAG
- a CDS encoding L-lactate permease, whose product MTWTQVYTPLHNLLLSALVASLPVVVLLGLLAFFHVKAHIAALAGLFTSLAVAVLVYGMPASLALASAANGAAYGLFPIGWIVLCAIFVYDITVETGKFEIIKETIAGLADDRRIQALLIAFSFGAFIEGAAGFGTPVAISAAMLIGLGFKPLQAAGIALIGNTAPVAYGALGTPVLALARVTGLPLEKLSAMIGRQLPFFSVIVPFWLVWAMAGWKRMREVWPACLVSGVSFAVVQFLVSNYHGPWVVDIAGALASILSVLVLLRFWQPPTVWRFADDAEVGDAPTRTPPSRREAAIAWMPWIILSVLVFLWGLPQVKTLLNNVSNPQVAVPYLHKSIFRAPPVVPQPKAEEAMFAFNWLSATGTGLLLSGIASGLLLGIRPKRLARIFLGTLWRVRWSLLTISAMMALGFNTRYGGLDATMGLAFASTGFLFPFFSPILGWLGVALTGSDTSSNVLFGNLQQITAQQLNISPLLAAASNSSGGVMGKMIDAQSIVVAGVATGQEGGEGAILRYVFFHSIALAVLVGCLVFAQAYVFPGIVP is encoded by the coding sequence GTGACCTGGACGCAAGTATACACACCTCTCCACAACCTCCTGCTCTCGGCGTTGGTGGCCTCGCTGCCGGTCGTCGTGCTGCTTGGTTTGCTGGCGTTTTTCCATGTGAAAGCGCACATCGCTGCGCTGGCGGGGCTCTTTACCTCGCTGGCCGTGGCCGTTCTCGTCTACGGGATGCCGGCTTCCCTTGCACTGGCCTCGGCGGCCAATGGCGCGGCCTATGGGCTCTTTCCCATCGGTTGGATCGTGCTGTGTGCCATCTTCGTCTACGACATCACGGTCGAGACGGGTAAGTTCGAGATCATCAAGGAGACCATCGCCGGGCTGGCCGACGATCGACGCATTCAGGCGCTCCTCATTGCCTTCAGTTTCGGCGCGTTCATCGAAGGCGCTGCGGGATTCGGCACACCGGTCGCCATCTCGGCGGCCATGTTGATCGGATTGGGGTTCAAGCCGCTCCAAGCCGCGGGCATCGCGTTGATTGGGAACACGGCGCCGGTCGCTTATGGCGCGCTGGGCACGCCCGTGTTGGCCTTGGCGCGCGTGACGGGGCTGCCTCTGGAAAAACTGAGCGCCATGATTGGGCGCCAGCTCCCCTTCTTTTCCGTCATCGTGCCGTTCTGGCTCGTGTGGGCGATGGCCGGGTGGAAACGGATGCGCGAAGTATGGCCAGCCTGCCTCGTCTCGGGCGTGAGCTTCGCCGTCGTGCAGTTTCTTGTGAGCAACTACCACGGGCCCTGGGTGGTCGACATTGCCGGGGCCCTTGCCTCGATTCTGTCCGTGCTGGTGCTGCTTCGTTTTTGGCAGCCCCCGACGGTTTGGCGCTTTGCCGACGACGCCGAGGTGGGCGATGCGCCAACGCGCACCCCTCCTTCGCGGCGGGAGGCTGCGATCGCGTGGATGCCGTGGATCATTCTCTCGGTGCTCGTTTTCCTTTGGGGGCTGCCGCAGGTCAAGACGTTGCTCAACAACGTCTCGAACCCTCAGGTGGCCGTGCCCTATCTTCACAAATCGATCTTCCGCGCGCCGCCCGTCGTGCCGCAACCCAAGGCCGAGGAGGCGATGTTTGCCTTCAACTGGCTCTCGGCGACCGGCACCGGGTTGCTGCTTTCGGGCATTGCGTCGGGGCTCTTGCTCGGCATTCGCCCGAAGCGACTCGCACGCATTTTCCTGGGCACGCTCTGGCGCGTGCGCTGGTCGCTGTTGACCATTTCGGCGATGATGGCACTCGGGTTCAACACGCGTTACGGCGGGCTCGATGCCACGATGGGCTTGGCCTTCGCGAGCACCGGCTTCCTGTTTCCGTTCTTCTCCCCCATCCTTGGATGGCTGGGCGTGGCACTCACCGGCAGCGACACCTCGTCCAACGTGCTATTCGGGAACCTGCAGCAGATCACCGCCCAGCAGCTGAACATCTCGCCACTGCTGGCGGCGGCATCGAACAGCTCCGGCGGCGTCATGGGCAAGATGATTGACGCGCAGAGCATCGTCGTTGCGGGCGTGGCCACCGGACAGGAAGGCGGCGAAGGCGCCATCCTGCGTTACGTTTTCTTCCACTCCATCGCCTTGGCGGTGCTCGTCGGGTGCTTGGTGTTTGCCCAAGCGTATGTCTTTCCCGGTATCGTTCCCTGA